DNA sequence from the Sceloporus undulatus isolate JIND9_A2432 ecotype Alabama chromosome 4, SceUnd_v1.1, whole genome shotgun sequence genome:
TGACACCCAGCAGGAACAGCAAGCCAAATCCGCAGAATCCACAATACAGCTGGCTGGCCCTAGGCTACCTGCCTCTTTGAAGTGGAATAGACATCACCCACGAACTGTCACATTAGATCATGAGGCTGGAAAAAAGCTGAAAGATTTAGTTCTTCCAATAAAAGGGAAAGTTTAATGGCTCCAAATCTTCCTAAAAGGGTGCGGGGACCAAGGTAACataggaagggggaaagggggaatccTAAGATGTAATGACAATACATAATtaccaacctttttttttttttttttacaaagaaggATGAGCCAAACTGCGTTCAGTAGCAGTTGAAATTATTTTAGACACTACCAATACAAGGAATAAAAGTTATGCCTTCAGGAATGCTAGGTAAAGCACTAACAAGTAATCACTActgcaaaatcaagtttgctctCCAGTGTTTTAAGCTTTCTACATTACTTTAAATCTGGGGGATAATAATGATATGAATCCACCACACAAAACATACACTGTTTGTCCATGTGTGTGTTCTCTGAAAGCACACAGGAATAGAAGTACAGTAAATTACTTTCCCATAGATGCTTTGTgtataaaaaaagaagaggatttTTCCATGTGAGAAGAACATAGCTTCATTTCACTGAATTGAATAATAGTAAAGTTGCCAAAATGTGTTCGAAGTGTAATTACAAATGTGTCTGAATTGTAGCCAGAATACAAAATATAGTGCCCTGATAATGGAGGAAACAGCAGATTTAACTATTTTGGGATACTAAGAAGAAATATCTCTCTTGAAAGAAGTTTAAAAGGAAACAATGAATTTAAAAGCCAAATTTCTACAAGTTTTAGATAGATTTCAAAAATCCATAAAAGCACTGAAGACTTCTGGGCTAGATTTACCAAAGACggcactggactttaaaatgaccaCTTACATTGAACAGAACCCAAAAAGGAGACCCACACATAATTCAAAGTTGTGAgaagaattgttttatttttgctttattgttgtggtATGTCTTGTGCATAGTTGTTTACTTATagtaattaaaaaacacacacagaagagaaaataaaaagcaaatgagAAATAATTGAATGGATGCTTAATTTTAGTCATGGCCCTGaagaaaataatgcatttttaaaaatgaagtatgTTCTCTAGAGCTAAGTGATTAGAGCAAGGCTATAAGAGTCTCATAATTTAATTCAAACTACAGCTTTCTAGATAGTAGAGATAGGAGTTGTTTTATCATTTTAGTACTTGGAAAGTATTCTGGCAAAACCCTTTAAATATTTTCTCATCAATCTTTGTTTTTTGATGGGTAATAAATGTCATGcagaatattttattaattaccATATAGGATACTTAACATTGTATCTGTAGCCATTTGGATTTCTTAAATCACCAAAATAGTACATGAAAAATAGTTTTACAGGATGCAAAGGAACTGGCTTTTTGGATTTCATGCCTCTCTATGGTGATATGATTTGGCAGTGCTTGGTAGCTGTGAaactttttgatattttttaaaaatctgattagAAGGAATAGTTCCACAAGAATGAGTTTGAAAAAGACAACTGTTGATGggaaaagaatcatagagttggaagggaccccaaaggccattcagtccaaccacttgccatgcaggaaatcacaatcaataCCAGCCATAGGTGTCTGTCCCATTCTTAGTCTCATCTAGAATATTCCCTCTGAATCAGTGgaactttgtgtttttatttgccatcaagtcaacgtTGACTTAAtgcaacactatgaatgagagacctccaggatcCCTAAACATCAACTcaaatcttgcaaactcagggccaatGACGTtatttattgaatcaatccacctgtagtgcagtcttcctcttttccctcttctgCTTTACCAAGCATGATAGGTTTTTCATCTTATTGTCACTTTCATCTCATgttatgttcaaagtatgacagcctccatttaaTCATCTTCCCATCTAGGGAAAGTTTGGGCTTCATttgtttaaggacccatttgtttgtctttttatcaTTCCATGGTATCTATacaactcttttccagcaccatttTGAAATGGAACTTACTTAAGTAGTAACTTACCAGGTTTCCATTGATTCTCTAGTTGGAAGCACAAGAAACAAAGCTCAAAGTTAGAATAATGAATATCAGTCTATTTCAATAGTGAAATACTGCTATTAAGATAAAACTGTACACTGAAGCAGTGTGTTTGTTGCTATCTGAAACAGGCTGACAGACATTTTTTATCAGTAAGCAAAAAAGGGAACAGGGTAGCTCACATTCAACTATTCATTACATAATGATGTTCTCTTCATTGACTGGTGTGAAGGGGGACAGAGCACCAACTTGCCTTTATCTGGCAGAGGTGCAAATAGTAAATAACACAAATGAGACAATTAGTAGCTGTAAATAGTAAAGAAGGTGAAGGCAGGACAATCCTATTTCGTCTGTCACAATAGATTacattattttataatgttgaCAGACGTGAAGATAGAAGGCGAACTTCATCAGAATAACATTttaatttccctcctttccttcccaatAAATCGGAGACATTGGCAAGGTTTCTTCTGGTCTGATTGTATGAGTtcacagtttatttatttgtgaaaGCACCCTTCATCTTAATGGAATTGGTGTTTTAAAACTTCGATGGCTAACAAAAATTCTGCAACCTTAATAAAAGAGGCCAGTTGAGATGCTATGGTATTGTATCAAATCAGTCATTATAAATGTTACTAACCTGTGGTTCCCTCCAAACATCACATCCATTCACATCTTTAAATAATACCTTTGATGTCTCAAAGGCCAGAGCACATCTGGATAAGAATATGGAtctaaaaaagaagaatgaaagtaCACACCCATCTACGTACACTTTAATTTCTGGGAGGCCATGGATGATCACTGTATGGTCATGCAAGCAATGAAAATTAGGTTTTGATGCTAACACACTAATGCCTCCATTATGGAATTAGCTTGTTTGGCTTGATGGCACACTTTCCAGGATATCTTTTCCCACTTAATGCAGTATGGAAGCTGGTAATTGATGAACTGTGAAGCTCATGATTAGCAATGTGATAAAGTGTTAAAAGGATTAGGAAAGTACCTGATCAGATCCAAAGACACCCAGCAAAAAATCTTAGAACAGACCAAATGTACCCAAACCCCGCGAATTGGTGGGATCTTGAAACTAAATCAAGTGTTACATATTGGAATGCTTGTTTTTAAACCACCAGCCAGTGAGGGTGCTGTTGATCCCATAATTTGTAAAAACATCTTTTGAAAATCAAATTTGAACCACTTTATACACCATGTTCTTCTCAATTGTTATAGGGTCAGCCAACATGAGGAGTTGCATACATATCATGTATCAGTACAGCAAGAGACCACTGGACATACATTTTATCCTAATTCTGCTCCCTTTTGGCCTTGTATTGACACAGGAGTCAACCCTTTTTGTGGAAAAGCTCAGCTATGATGGTTGCTATACATGCATTTTCTATCCCACTAGAACTTTGGCTAAAGTATTTTGTCTAGAAAATTATAAAAGAGAAGAAGGTTTGAAGTCTCATGTAGTAGCAAGGCAACTACAGAACCAATGTAGTTGCACTCGAGAAAACCAGACCAACTAGCCATTCAGtaatagaaacccactgggtaaccttggacaagtgacacgtaacattttaaaacttggaGTAAAGTACATTTCTGAAAGAGCATGGTGTGGTTGGCGAGTGGATATATTGATGTTCTTTTCCCAGTAACTTGACTAACAGCCTACAATAtctacaaagaaaaaaatgtttttcacatgACAACTAGACATTTATCCATCGATACACAGACATACATGCATCACTACatcaaaagatataaaggaatccaattgcacctttgaaactaacttgaGAAGAGATTTATTGACTAAGCTTTTGTAAACACAGTGTATGTCAcaaatttcttcttcccagttacACTCAAAGATGTTATTGGATTCCTTTAAAAGAACCAAACATGGCCATGTCCTTGAATATTTCCAAGGTGCCCACATTGACAAGCTTCAAATAGCAAACTCCAGGCTGTTTATACATATTCATAATTGTTATAATATAAAGGATCATGAAGCCAAGAGAATTGGAGCTGATTTCTGTATTGCTTTATGTGTGTCACTTTGATCTGCAAGCTGTGATTAAGAAGTCTCAGTTCAGTAATCAAGATAGTTGAAACAGGAATGACAACTGGCTTGCACTCTGACATTTAACCAGTTACTGAGTACTTTTATTGTGTGGTGTCATCGTATCATATGGCAGAGACTTCACATCCTAGAGGTATAGAGTTAAGTAGATAACATGTCAGACACTTATTTGGATGCAGCAGTTATGCAAAATATTAAATGAGCATCATTATTCACATAATGCTGTGAATGTAAATTCGTTATGCTTAGTCACATCCATACATTTGTGAAGGACCATAATTAAGAAGCTTATTTGTACTCCTCACCATACCATATTAGAAGGGCAATGAAGGGTGGGAAAACCAAAATATTGAAATGTACCACTTAGACAGTAAAGCAAGAACTTGAATTGTAAGGGCTATCTCCCCACGCTGCCAAATCAATCTTAAAAGGTCAATCATGTTAGTAATATACACCATAGGTTCCCTTATTTTTTATGACCATTTCCTATGTTCAGGTATTTGAAAGTGAACAAGATATGCTTTCCTTCTTTACACTGTCAAGCAATCTGGCACAAATACTTATGAAAGATGATAAAGAGATGCTATAAATATCCAGTATGGCTTTGAGTCCAGCTCAGCTATGTAGATTTACAAACTTAACTGCTTATATCAAACTTTAATTCTAAGAGACCTCAAATCCTAAGAGACCCCATTCATCCCTCCCTCTTTTATTTGCCGAGGACTGACAGGTAGGAAGTAACCCCCTCCCCTGTAGTCCCTAAGTACCCTCAAAATCCCATGGATGAAAAAGCCCTTCATAGAAAAGGAGTGGAACTTTACTGAGTGCTGCAGAGTAGATGTAGAGAGAATCCTGTTATGCTAGGACGCATTCACTGGTGTACTGTTGGGCTTCAGTCTAAATCTGCACTTGTTAGGAGGTGAAAATATATGGTGCTGCTGGGCAATAGCACCAACTGAAAATTGTGTCTTGGCTATTGATTTGAAAGCCACAGAACTAAATTTCTGAATagttaataaatttattttccagACTCTTGTAGATGGAGATAATGGTGGTGTCTCCGGTACAGCACATTAAcaattgatttatttgttttttactgtaggttccaacttatggtaaccctataaaTGGTTAACAAATGGAGTCCTCATCATGAATAaacttgctcaggtcttgcaaacttggaGTCACAGCTTCCTTTATGAATCAATGTATCTGTAATGTATGCATTCTCTGTTCCAATTGCCTTCCATGTTACTGAACATTATCATCTTTATCCAAACTATGAAATCCTCAGATTATATATTTTGGTTTTTAGTGAgtgtttaggcttgatttgctctcagacacATTgatgtctttttggcagtccatggtatctgaagCATCCCTCAGTATATTTCAACTGGGTTACATCTCCCcgtcattgtccagctttcataaccatatgaAGAAATTGGAAATCCTGAATTTCATATTTAATTATATACTACATTTTTACACTTGAGAATCTTGTTCATTCATAGGTGCCCTTCCAAATCTTAACTCTTCTTACTATTTGACTAGTCTCTATTCTGATTGAAGACTTAACAAagtatacaattttaaaaaactattttgatgtcttcataaTCAAAATTtgagttatataaatcatctgtaGTTGTTATTTAATATGGCGTCATCTACACATCTTAAATGGTTGATGTTCCTTTTCGTTTTCACACCTTCCTTCGCCCCTAAGCTCACTTTCTGTTCGGCATGAAAGTTAAATGAATAGGCTGATAAAATGTAGTCATGTCTGACCCCCCTTGCCAGTTGGAAACtattgtttctccatattcagtccTGACCATAGTCATTTATCCAGAGTATAGGCTattcatcaggacaatcaaatattgtggcacatccattacaaatgtggtctcttccaactctgattctataaatcactcattatttttttcctgaaattttCTCATGTGCTTTACAAGCTATTAGTTGGTCCtcggtatccatggattcaaccaaccacaacttgaaaatattcaaatatataaaatccaaaatgcaacccttgattttaccattttatacaagggacaccattttactctttactgtatttaatggaacttgcctatccacagattttggtatccacaggggcgcCTGGAACCAAATCTTAGTGGATACCAGACTCATTGTATATGTTTGCAATACGATTCTCAGTACTTCAGTCTGAAACACAGGGGCCAAATAAGTGGCTTCCAACCattgtgggggtgtggtgttcagatgatgcacgctGTTCCAGCCCCATGATAAGGTGctttggactggatcaaaaaggagcagacataatccagctcctggtggTGCCAGTTTGGGACTATGGCAGGGGCCTGCTTCGGGAGCAGGCTGTGCAGTCGCCCAGTCCCAGCCTGATCGCGGCCGAAGCAGCTTCAGGCTGCTCTTTACTGgctgtgtgctttggaccttccttttctgaaccatGTTTAATGTCTCGTATTTCTCACTCTATATAGTGAAAATCTTTGTTGTAAAGAACAAATGTATTGGTCTGATGGTTTCTATAGTACCTGGTATCCCATTTCATGGCAACTGTAATGTATGTTAAACTTCTCCACTTAGCAGatcactgttttatttttctatattgATTGGCAGATTTTTCTTAGGATATGAATGAATTCTGTTTCTATATCTTGAAACTGCTAACTGGTATACCATCTGCTTCTTTTTATTTagaattatttatattttgagaTCAAAATAAGATTATTTCTAGTATCAAATAATTAGATCCACTGGAATTTTTGTAAGTATTGACTTACctttcaacagttgattcaatcaGTCTGTTCTACAATTGGAAGTGTTTTACTTCCAGTCACAAAAAGCAATACCAGTAATTTGTGCTCACCCCTTACCTATGAAGTACACATATCAAATGCTTGCAAACTACTATGTAAGCCAGGTCAGGAACCTACTGGGTGTTTCTGCCACTCCCATCTCTCAGCAGTTTGCACTAGCACACCCAGCAGAAACCCAAAGTGATGTTTTGGGCAAATGACTTTCACTTGTAATCCCTTGGCTGGGTTCTATTTTaacaatctttttttttggggggggggggggggtgggtttttttttttttttttttgaaagaaacatttccaaaaaATCAGGAACGGGAGGCAATTTATAAACCTACATGTAGACAAAAGCTCTACACATTGGAAGGTGTGGAATATACCTAACCTGCAAAGGACCTCTGCTCACACTGTCCTTTTGTTATAATAGTTGGCATCTGCTGAATAAAGGGGAGTTGGCATGGCTGGGGCTCATTACATGCAAAGGAATGAAGGAGCTTCTATAGTATTACAGCAGTActacagtaaaaagaaagaaaatgggaatcatgcagatagataggcagataggcagacagacagataggaaaGTAAATTTTATCACTTGATTTGCAGTATCCAGTCTTACAGTTTTAATATTTAATCTTCATTTCTACATCCCAGGAAATCAATTGCAATCAAACTAAAGCTTTTCAAATAATTTATCACATAAATATTATTTGCTTCCAATacatctgtcttttctttttcaaaatacttGGCACAATAGAATTTCCTTGTAACTTTTACAAAACTAGTGTAAACATCCACAGGATAAAATACAAGGGAATACTATACATGATACTATTCAGACAAACAGCACAGATTGACATATGTGCAATAAATTTCTATGTTTCCGTACAATAAAAGCTAagctcctatatatatatatgtctgggTGATTAAAATAAATGTTCTACTTCAAGAAGCTTGATTCACATTTCACTTATTGAAATttgccaaataatttttttaatgaagtcCATATTTCTAAATAGCTACTTAATGCAACTTTATGACTTTAGGCACCAACTGTTCAGCTTCACATATGGAAATGACAGAAACCAATGCTTGCATGCATTAGTGGCTCCAAAGgatggttttcttttctcagtaATTCCAAACATGAGACTTAATGTGTATTATAGAGTCTATTCTTGATGAAGACTATGCTAGACAGATGTTGCCGGATACCTGGAACGTGCTGAATATGATTAAACCAACGAGACACATTAAGgtatttctccttctcctgcaCAGTAAGGTCAGCCTAAAGAATTGAAGAAAAAGATGTGTCACATTACACAATAAAAACTCCTATTTAATCTGGTAAATCAAACATCTTGAAATCTAATGTGTAGAAGGCCTGttgattaatttaattttattccaaATAAGGAAGATTCCAAATAAGGAAGATTCTGCACTGCCTGACCACCAAGATATATTTCTCTTTCCCCTATGCAACCTTCATGCACCTCAAGCTCTTCTATTGTTCTGGCTTCATTTTTCTTAGTAAACATCTGATCTCTTCTATCACAAACCTGGCCCAAAATAACTGTCCTGACTGAACATTTCCATATCATCTACATGCAAACATCATGGTCCATTACATGCTTATTCTGCTTACTTGAATGTATATATTAATCATTACAGAATATGAAGAcagcagcaatttaaaacaataaaaatggtaAACTGTAAGGTGGGTGGCAATGAATTGATTTCCTCAGACTCCACTGGACTTTATTTCAATTActccttgtttgtttctatgaAACATAGCCATTTTTGCCACTATAGAATAATAGTCAGGAACAAATATAAGAATTTTTCTCTGTTCTAACAATGAAAATGCCTTCCAACACAATATGTTTTCCCTTCCCACATTACCTAACAAGTTCAAGCGTTTGCTTTAACGATTTTGTACTTACTATGATATGGTGCAGTCCATAGTACAGTAAAATATCTGCTAAAGTAAAATTGTTTCCTGTAAAGTAGACTTTGTCTTCAAGGTATGAATTAAGGTcctaaaagaaacagaagagatgAAATCTACCTCAGACTAGAGAAAAACTTAAATATTAAGAGCACAATATTCCCAATTTCCCCCCTGCATATGTGCACCAATGTGCATACTTCATATAGAAACATGTAGTCTACATACAATAAAAGTTCAAATAATTGAAAGGGACAATTTTGGAATGCGTTAATCCATTTTACCCTAGAAAAGTCAGTTATGGAGCTAATTAATGTGAAGAGAATCTCAAGTTTTGCCCAAGACTGGTTATGCAATGCAAATGATGCTAAACTGACCAGAGCACCTGTCAGGTGTCTTATGCCTGAGAGGGAAGTTACCTGTAACGGTGATTTTAGCCAAGGAAGTATTGTAATGACAAAAGGAGCAAATGCTttgcttttattaattttttaatgaaaaggacAGAAAATAGGGTGCCTAGTATAATAATTAGGAATGAGCAGATTCCTCTTACAGAGGGACCCTCAAATATTTTGGCAGCTTTGTTTGGCAAGCCAAAAATTCTTGTCTTCTTTTTAGCCTTGaaacaatttcattcttcatttcACAGAGCTTAAGATGATGAAACTTTTAAAATCCTTACAACAGCCACAGTTAGGTTAGGTAGAAAGACACTAACTaagccaaggttacccagtaaaCGTAATGGTGAGAAATTCTGAGTTTGAATGCTCCTCAGTAAGTCCAGTAGTAACTACTACTTCATATTTGTGATTTCAGGTTGTATCAAAAACTGGGATATCAAGTTTATCTTCGCCTCTCCTTTGCTTGCAGTGTATGTACATGCATTTGTATATAATTCAGATGGAAAAATGAACCAAACTATAAAAGTGCTGATGTTGCTGTTTTCCCCAAGAGCAAATTATTCACTTTAGCATCACCATAAAGAACGCCTAGCAGGGCAGTCTCTATATCCAAGTGAATCGATTGTgatgtattaaaaaaatattaacatcTTTTTTATAATATGTACTTTAAAATAGCCACAGTCATAGAATCTTAAGCTATTTTCCTCATTTGCCCACAGAAATTAGGTTTAGAAGTCTGTAGAGCAAACAATTTACACATGCATGAGGacttcggcctgttacagactgccaaaataaagctgctttgggtctctttggaggtatgctgtttaaatgatgcatgcaccctaagaatccggaagctgcaccaaagctgcactccagtgcttaggaatggagtgtggctttggcgcgacctccggactcttaggacccatgcatcatttaaatagcatagttccaaagagacccgaagcagctttattttggcagtctgtaacaggccttcctctctttctacatgcAGTAAATTGCTGAAGGAGTTTAGTGTCTCCCATACATAGCTAGAAACCTGAGATTTGCGGATCCGTCAtcaagaaagctcatgctataccCACAGGTGAGGACTAGTGCACTCTAGGCATATGTCCGAAGGATGTCCATGAAATGTGGTGTCAAAGgttttcatgactggcatccatagttttttgtgggtttttcgggctgtgtggccatgttctagaacatggccacatagcctgaaaaacccacaaaaaaccatgtccatgaaagctcatggtaaaataaatcagtcttaagGTACAGCTAGATAATTCTCCcatcctcctttttatgctgaaacaaactaacatggctatctctttgaatgcCTATTGCCTCATTAGCCATGGGTGgctgtgtgggggtgggggtgagggcAGGAAGTGGGAAAATAAGTATGTGGGTATGTAAGAAAACATGCTTGCAGAGCTACTAATCAATTGtccttcaagaaaaaaatagaaactgCCCTACAAATAATAACTAAGAAGTGATTGAAATCAATAACAAAGACTGATTAAACATTGGACTATTAAGCATAGCATGTGATCCAAtgcaattacagtgggcccttgccttatgtgggggcatccgttcgcccccccccccccccccgtaaggctAATTTTGCGTAGCTtggccccattcatttgaatggggctcgtgcgggCGGGGTGGAGAGCGTGCAGAGCACCATGGGTGCacccccattcatttgaatgggatgcgccgccccttgtgccccttGCGTTCCCTGCAGCTTGAGCTGTATGCACATTTAAATCTAATTGTTTTCAGTGTCGGGCAATTTTCATCGCACTCACCCGTGTTACCTCAAACTGCCTCCACTTTTACTGCTCAAAATCAAAGGCCTGACGGCAGTGTCCTTAAACATACCCTGTGCCCAAATCATTACTGAGCTGATAAACAGTTTTGTTAATTcatatgacaaaaacaaaacaaacaaaaaccaacccaGAGTCTAATCAAATAATTTTAGTTAATGACATTTTATTGTTCCATGTTTGTTGATAAGAGAAGGACAAAGGTAAACTACTAACTCCTTCACaggataaaaggaaataaaaggtgcctctacactgaagaaataatatagtttgacaccacttctaagtgctatagctccatcctatggactcctgggatttgtagatttataGGGTCATTagctttctctaccaaagagtgctggtgcctcacaaaattaccatCTGTAGTATGGGGCTACATCACTTAtattggtctcaaactgcattacttctacagtgtagatacaccctaaaTGAAGCATGTTAAAATTGTTGCTCTTACCTTCAGAATTGTTCTGATTTCTTCTTTACTGGAATGCTTATCTACTTGTGTTACTCTGTATTCTAGCCACTGCTGAACCATGGCTTTCTCTTCCGCAGTACTTCCAAGCAGCTGCTCCTTCTTTGCTTGCTTCACCAGATGGATGGCTATGGTGGTTAGTCCTCTCAGACTTGGCCCATTGTTCATCTGCAGGACAGGAGTCTAGAGAGAGACAATGCAAGGTGACCCGGTTGTTCAGACACAGAACTGTTGTTGTTAGGCATGATCAGGCTCCATTTATAAAGAGGAAATGGTTGCAATATTTCTTCTTAACAGTCTATTTATTGAAGAAGCCTCCTGTCCAGTCCAGCTGCCaccatctggcctcagagggaaagaaccACCGCTGAATTTGATCCCTTACCCCAATGTtgatcccttctccttttgtgtcatgtcttttttagattgtaagcctgagggccgagaactgtctaatttaaaatttgtaagctgctctgagagtctttgtggctgaagggtgaggtataaatacaccaaataaataaataatttacctTACTTTCTACCAAATATGTTTAAATCAAGACAACTCAATTAACGCCTCTTGGGGCAGAAGTCACcaaagaaagttttttaaaaatactggagAACAAGCATGAGGAGCAGCAAGTTGCCCCAAAGCCTCACTTGTTTcattatatatttcaaaattaGTCTAATGAGGCATTTCAGTTGCTAGGTCTtcacaaaaagaaaatgcaactgCTTTTAAGATGGAATACTCACCGGATAAAATATAGCTGGTTATcattttggcccaaaacacatgggtaTAAAGCACCAGCTTCTGGCCGCGATAGAGGTGCACTATTTATATGATGTACGTCTCCAATGCAGCTGGAAGCCGTGCTGAGGTCGCACTCTGGTCCTTAAGACCAAAGCAAATAGGAGCTGGAATAATCTACCTCCTGGTGGTGTACCTTAGGTCAGGCAGCGGTGGCCCATTTTCAGAGCAGGCAGCGGGATTGCCACAGTCTCAGGCCGCCCCTTCCCGCCCGTCTGTTCCAGATCTATGTTACCAACAAGAATGCGATCGGTTGTATATACATTTGGCACATTCAAGTAGGTATACTTCTCATGACTTACTGTGTTTAAAAGTTTGCCTGGTATCCAGAGGGGACCAGGAACTCTAAGCAGGCAAAGGAGCAGGCTGCTGAAGGGCTCCCTTTTTCTCTTCTGCACTTAGTACAGAACAgaaagcatggtgtaatggtttgagcattagactacgactctggaggccaggatttgaatccctgcacagccatggaaacccactaggtgactctgggcaagtcacatattctcagctccagaaacccctgtgataggttcaccttagggtctctgtatGTCGGAAATTAtacgaaggcacataacaaccaaTTCAGTATATAAATCAAGCAGACTGCTGAAGGATGGAAGCACCTCCTCCACACATAGCACAGAAATGCAGTATTTACTACCAGCCCCCAGCAGGATAGTCTGAAGGGGGGGAAAGTCAGTTTAGTGATTTTAGTGAGTATAGTTATAAACCTAATATGTCCCCTTGCAGGCTGCACATGTGGAAGCTGGaatacccatttaaaaaaaacaagttttgCAACTAAATACTGTATCTGCAT
Encoded proteins:
- the EEF1E1 gene encoding eukaryotic translation elongation factor 1 epsilon-1; translation: MASAATAAAALVGPGLGPEELRLLEKSLGLKKGNKYSGQGERQTPVLQMNNGPSLRGLTTIAIHLVKQAKKEQLLGSTAEEKAMVQQWLEYRVTQVDKHSSKEEIRTILKDLNSYLEDKVYFTGNNFTLADILLYYGLHHIIADLTVQEKEKYLNVSRWFNHIQHVPGIRQHLSSIVFIKNRLYNTH